In a single window of the Pandoraea pulmonicola genome:
- a CDS encoding M14 family metallopeptidase, with protein MTVQISSRFDSGAIHVVSRERADDIHVRVPQDGAAEFAQWFHFRVQGVGGAPCRIVFDNAGQTSYPRGWENYRAVASYDRVSWFRVPTTYDGHVMTVSFTSAHNSVYLAYFEPYPEERHLALLGTAQNSPRVSSRSLGQTIDGRDMTLLTVGEPGEGKRNIWVIARQHPGETMAEWFVEGLLRRLLGAGDWTGDPLAAAVLDEAVFHIVPNMNPDGAARGNLRTNAAGANLNREWLEPDPSRSPEVYQVRAAIESLGCDMFFDIHGDEALPYVFLAGNDGVEWATDAVLAREKAFGERLKAASLDFQDKFGYPPGKHGPESLKLASKWIAHRFGCLSLTLEMPFKDNANRPDARVGWSGARSAALGASMLAAIWSQMQADKAQAPT; from the coding sequence ATGACCGTCCAGATCAGCAGCAGGTTCGACAGCGGCGCCATTCACGTGGTGAGCCGCGAGCGCGCCGACGACATTCACGTTCGCGTGCCGCAAGACGGCGCCGCCGAATTCGCCCAGTGGTTCCATTTCCGCGTCCAGGGCGTGGGCGGCGCGCCGTGCCGCATCGTGTTCGACAACGCCGGGCAGACGTCGTACCCGCGCGGCTGGGAAAACTACCGCGCGGTGGCGTCGTACGACCGCGTGAGCTGGTTTCGCGTGCCGACGACCTACGACGGCCACGTCATGACCGTGTCGTTCACATCGGCGCACAACAGCGTCTATCTCGCCTATTTCGAGCCCTACCCGGAAGAGCGCCATCTGGCGTTGCTCGGCACGGCGCAGAATTCGCCGCGCGTGAGCTCGCGTTCGCTGGGGCAGACCATCGACGGCCGCGACATGACGCTGCTCACCGTGGGTGAGCCAGGCGAGGGCAAGCGCAATATCTGGGTGATCGCGCGTCAGCACCCCGGCGAGACGATGGCCGAGTGGTTTGTCGAGGGCCTGCTGCGCCGTCTGCTCGGGGCGGGCGACTGGACTGGCGATCCGCTGGCCGCCGCGGTGCTCGACGAGGCGGTGTTCCACATCGTGCCGAACATGAATCCCGACGGCGCCGCGCGTGGCAATCTGCGCACGAACGCGGCCGGCGCGAACCTCAATCGCGAGTGGCTCGAACCCGATCCGTCGCGCAGCCCCGAGGTGTATCAGGTGCGGGCCGCGATCGAATCGCTCGGCTGCGACATGTTCTTCGACATTCATGGCGACGAAGCGCTGCCGTACGTCTTCCTGGCGGGCAACGACGGCGTCGAGTGGGCGACCGATGCGGTTCTTGCGCGCGAGAAGGCCTTCGGCGAGCGGCTGAAGGCCGCGAGCCTCGATTTCCAGGACAAGTTCGGCTACCCGCCGGGCAAGCATGGCCCGGAGTCGCTCAAGCTCGCGTCGAAATGGATCGCGCACCGCTTCGGCTGTCTCTCGCTCACGCTGGAGATGCCGTTCAAGGACAACGCGAACCGGCCAGATGCGCGCGTGGGCTGGAGCGGCGCGCGCAGCGCTGCGCTGGGCGCGTCGATGCTCGCGGCCATCTGGTCGCAGATGCAGGCCGACAAGGCGCAGGCGCCGACGTAA
- a CDS encoding BspC domain-containing protein, with translation MSNRFFQRAAGAVLRAVRQIAGIATVATPLCLSAFTAPAQAFTLEQHRALVEQFINTRHADPLVADCAAHASFVVATLPGYESVEYADNALDPEHAKVAPWSGPFDDRKQRVDVTQMVELDGTGKRTGGQTDKIHIRCGYADGRMMGFDYTSPLPQVEQPVKRATRGTRGKSSHATAKSGKRGTTAKSSGGKSTAKASSSKSGTAKKNTAKKKAH, from the coding sequence ATGTCGAATCGATTTTTTCAACGCGCCGCAGGCGCCGTGTTGCGAGCCGTGCGCCAGATCGCCGGTATCGCCACGGTCGCGACGCCTCTCTGCCTGTCGGCCTTCACGGCCCCCGCACAGGCATTCACGCTCGAGCAGCATCGCGCGCTGGTCGAGCAGTTCATCAACACCCGTCACGCGGATCCGCTCGTGGCCGACTGCGCCGCGCACGCGAGCTTCGTCGTGGCCACGTTGCCCGGGTACGAGAGCGTCGAATACGCCGACAATGCGCTCGACCCCGAGCATGCCAAGGTCGCCCCATGGTCCGGCCCGTTCGACGATCGCAAGCAACGCGTCGACGTCACGCAGATGGTCGAACTCGACGGCACCGGCAAACGCACCGGCGGACAGACGGACAAGATCCACATCCGCTGCGGCTACGCCGATGGCCGCATGATGGGCTTCGACTATACGTCGCCGCTGCCGCAGGTCGAACAGCCAGTCAAGCGTGCTACGCGCGGCACCCGCGGCAAGTCGTCGCACGCCACCGCCAAGTCGGGCAAGCGCGGCACGACGGCGAAATCGTCAGGCGGCAAGTCGACGGCGAAGGCGTCGTCGTCGAAGTCGGGCACGGCCAAGAAGAACACCGCGAAGAAGAAGGCGCACTGA
- the trmB gene encoding tRNA (guanine(46)-N(7))-methyltransferase TrmB, translated as MFANSRTVDSAQTGPHEKLAALVMRHRDAAFRKPLAAYSAGAFEAAVAAWRSAGSRPLVIDAGCGVGESTLRLATRFPDHFVIGVDQSESRIVRGKDWWDGVWPENFVWVRADLVDFWRQLHDAGIRPARHYILYPNPWPKIGQLARRWHAHAVFPTVVALGGALECRSNWGVYIDEFALAVELLSGVRPTVEKYSPAREADAITPFERKYLASGHGLYRSVVTLSPGACGGRTDLL; from the coding sequence ATGTTTGCAAACTCACGCACTGTCGACAGCGCTCAAACCGGTCCGCATGAAAAGCTCGCCGCGCTCGTGATGCGTCATCGCGACGCCGCATTCCGCAAGCCGTTGGCGGCTTACAGCGCGGGCGCTTTCGAGGCGGCCGTCGCGGCGTGGCGCAGTGCCGGATCGCGGCCGCTGGTCATCGACGCCGGTTGCGGCGTGGGCGAGAGCACGCTGCGTCTCGCGACGCGGTTTCCCGACCACTTCGTCATCGGCGTCGATCAGTCGGAGAGCCGCATCGTGCGCGGCAAGGATTGGTGGGACGGCGTGTGGCCGGAGAACTTCGTCTGGGTGCGCGCCGACCTCGTCGACTTCTGGCGGCAGTTGCACGACGCGGGGATTCGTCCGGCGAGGCATTACATCCTCTATCCGAATCCGTGGCCGAAGATCGGGCAACTCGCGCGCCGTTGGCATGCACATGCCGTATTCCCGACGGTGGTGGCGCTGGGCGGCGCGCTGGAGTGTCGTAGCAACTGGGGCGTCTACATCGACGAGTTCGCGCTGGCCGTCGAACTGCTGAGCGGCGTACGGCCGACCGTCGAGAAGTACTCGCCGGCGCGCGAGGCGGATGCCATCACGCCGTTCGAGCGCAAATATCTGGCGTCGGGGCACGGGTTGTATCGGTCCGTTGTGACCCTGTCACCTGGTGCTTGTGGAGGGCGAACCGACCTCCTATAG
- a CDS encoding DUF2863 family protein has translation MRSRTAKRLTPDAEKLVGHALALAASGSRIEDRFWEAQLDTLLTRVLRTGNQPAIDTALDHLQANHSEAYGALADLIESQSESAEPEAEEQVWDGLLVAIPILAWTRYAIPSGPVKADALMPIRAHLHAHVLAESARVAISPYLYSIDQLPRTHCESWKVTQQLVRAAVDNDEVKPPGTDLPETAPILADPRFLLTAVAVPKGAPMFRWQEEGARHAERGQCQEAWSAQGGPNLNALLPGCEIECLLPDAYYASCREADERIRPHTIRTALRYLEDVLTLTPQELRAVVAGFGEQNIDEYRVGFTQRGSNDVIYGVVWPLYGRENGEVEGGALDEVTDLLKACGVTEIRKHPGRFDPEYCDDCGVPLYPDPVGEVVHAEMPEDAEPSRPHFH, from the coding sequence ATGCGCTCACGCACCGCCAAACGACTGACTCCCGACGCCGAAAAGCTGGTCGGCCACGCGCTCGCGCTGGCCGCCTCGGGTAGCCGTATCGAAGACCGCTTCTGGGAAGCGCAGCTCGACACGCTGCTCACGCGCGTGCTGCGCACCGGCAATCAACCCGCTATCGACACCGCCCTCGACCACCTTCAGGCCAATCACAGCGAAGCCTACGGCGCGCTGGCCGACCTGATCGAGTCGCAAAGCGAATCCGCCGAGCCGGAAGCCGAGGAACAAGTATGGGACGGTCTGCTCGTCGCCATTCCGATCCTCGCCTGGACACGCTACGCCATCCCCTCGGGCCCGGTGAAGGCAGACGCGCTGATGCCCATTCGCGCTCACCTGCACGCGCACGTGCTGGCCGAATCGGCCCGCGTGGCGATCTCGCCCTACCTCTACAGCATCGACCAGTTGCCGCGCACGCACTGCGAATCGTGGAAGGTCACGCAGCAACTCGTGCGGGCGGCCGTCGACAACGACGAAGTGAAACCACCGGGCACCGATCTGCCGGAGACGGCCCCGATTCTCGCCGATCCGCGCTTCCTGCTTACGGCCGTCGCCGTGCCCAAGGGCGCACCGATGTTCCGTTGGCAGGAAGAAGGCGCCCGCCACGCCGAGCGCGGTCAGTGCCAGGAAGCCTGGTCGGCGCAAGGCGGGCCGAACCTGAACGCACTGCTGCCCGGCTGCGAGATCGAATGCCTGCTGCCGGACGCGTATTACGCGAGCTGCCGCGAGGCCGACGAACGCATCCGTCCGCACACGATTCGCACGGCGCTGCGCTACCTGGAGGACGTGCTGACGCTCACGCCGCAGGAGCTGCGGGCCGTGGTGGCCGGCTTCGGCGAACAGAACATCGACGAATACCGCGTCGGCTTCACACAGCGCGGCAGCAACGACGTGATCTATGGTGTTGTCTGGCCATTGTATGGCCGTGAGAACGGCGAGGTGGAAGGCGGTGCGCTCGACGAAGTGACCGACCTGCTCAAGGCATGCGGCGTCACCGAGATCCGCAAGCACCCGGGCCGCTTCGATCCGGAGTACTGCGACGACTGCGGCGTGCCGCTGTACCCGGACCCCGTGGGCGAAGTCGTCCACGCCGAAATGCCGGAAGACGCCGAACCGAGCCGCCCGCATTTCCACTGA
- a CDS encoding methylated-DNA--[protein]-cysteine S-methyltransferase, with protein sequence MTRYETYYDSPLGEMLLVANGDAVTGVYFAHQKYFPAEGDVRREGDDVEVLKRTRQQLNEYFHEGRRTFELPLAPEGTPFQQQVWAELLRIPFGETRSYGDLAHALGDINKSRAVGAANGRNPITIIVPCHRVIGGNGTLTGYASGVERKLALLSLEGAALPSAHAATTAATRHTRLSAPANLAFDF encoded by the coding sequence ATGACGCGCTACGAAACGTATTACGACAGCCCACTCGGCGAGATGCTGCTGGTCGCCAATGGCGACGCCGTCACCGGCGTGTATTTCGCCCATCAGAAGTATTTCCCGGCCGAGGGCGACGTGCGCCGCGAAGGCGACGACGTCGAGGTGCTCAAACGCACCAGGCAGCAACTGAACGAGTATTTCCACGAGGGACGCCGCACGTTCGAGCTTCCGCTCGCGCCCGAAGGCACGCCGTTCCAGCAGCAGGTCTGGGCAGAACTGCTGCGCATCCCGTTCGGCGAGACGCGCAGCTATGGCGATCTCGCGCACGCCCTCGGGGACATCAACAAGTCGCGCGCCGTGGGCGCCGCGAACGGGCGCAATCCGATAACGATCATCGTGCCGTGCCATCGCGTGATCGGCGGCAACGGCACACTCACCGGCTATGCGAGCGGCGTGGAGCGCAAGCTCGCGCTGCTTTCGCTGGAAGGGGCCGCGTTGCCCTCGGCACACGCCGCGACAACCGCCGCGACACGCCACACGCGGCTCTCGGCGCCGGCAAATCTGGCGTTCGATTTCTGA
- a CDS encoding DNA-3-methyladenine glycosylase 2: MNLDPEVCYKAVSARDRRFDGWFFVGVSSTGIYCRPVCNVRTPRFENCSFYGSAAGAEKAGFRPCLKCRPELAPGVARFDASRELADAAAVMIDEGFLNRASLPALAARIGITERHLRRIFADEFGVSPIEYAQTQRLLLAKRLLTDTALPVTEVALAAGFGSVRRFNGLFKARYGFAPGRLRLNARHAALPDGDLVFQLAYRPPFAWHALLDFLGDRAVEGVEQRDGEVYTRTLSVERPDGQTVSGWCRVTPLNDRHALQVTLPPALANSVPQVLGKLRHLFDLGARPDVIDAHLGPLASSTPGLRVPGAVDGFEMAVRAVVGQQITVKGARRLLGRLAQRFGSPLPSPTHGLTHTFPSAAQMLAVPADALGEAGIIRSRVAAIHGVAQAIVDGRLRLDPLAPLDATVATLLSVKGIGPWTAQYIAMRALGSPDAMPADDLVLRQALGAPDGRAVAARAARWAPWRAYAALHIWRAAAQGPAGQPVETLQEICA, from the coding sequence ATGAATCTCGATCCCGAAGTCTGCTACAAAGCGGTCTCCGCCCGTGACCGGCGCTTCGATGGCTGGTTTTTCGTCGGCGTCTCGTCCACCGGTATCTACTGCCGGCCGGTCTGCAATGTGCGCACGCCCCGCTTCGAGAACTGCTCGTTCTACGGCAGCGCCGCCGGCGCCGAAAAGGCCGGCTTCCGGCCCTGCCTAAAATGCCGCCCGGAACTCGCCCCCGGCGTCGCACGCTTCGACGCCAGCCGCGAACTCGCCGACGCCGCCGCCGTCATGATCGACGAAGGCTTCCTGAACCGCGCCAGCCTGCCAGCCCTCGCCGCTCGCATCGGTATCACGGAGCGCCACCTGCGCCGGATCTTCGCCGACGAATTCGGCGTCTCGCCCATCGAGTACGCCCAGACGCAACGGCTGCTGCTCGCCAAGCGCCTGCTCACCGACACCGCCCTGCCCGTGACGGAAGTCGCTCTCGCCGCCGGCTTCGGCAGCGTGCGCCGCTTCAACGGCCTGTTCAAGGCCCGCTACGGCTTCGCCCCCGGACGCCTGCGTCTGAACGCGCGCCACGCCGCGCTACCCGACGGCGACCTGGTCTTCCAGCTCGCCTATCGCCCTCCCTTCGCCTGGCACGCCCTGCTCGATTTTCTGGGCGACCGGGCCGTCGAAGGCGTGGAGCAACGCGACGGCGAGGTCTACACACGCACGCTCAGCGTCGAACGCCCGGATGGACAGACGGTCTCGGGCTGGTGCCGCGTCACGCCGCTGAACGACCGGCACGCCCTGCAGGTGACGCTGCCCCCCGCACTTGCGAACAGCGTGCCGCAAGTGCTCGGCAAGCTTCGCCACCTGTTCGATCTCGGTGCGCGCCCGGATGTCATCGACGCCCACCTCGGCCCGCTCGCCTCGAGCACCCCGGGCCTGCGCGTGCCGGGCGCCGTGGACGGTTTCGAGATGGCCGTGCGCGCCGTCGTCGGCCAGCAAATCACCGTCAAGGGCGCCCGGCGTCTACTCGGGCGCCTCGCCCAGCGATTCGGCTCGCCACTCCCGTCGCCCACGCACGGACTCACGCATACGTTCCCGAGCGCCGCCCAGATGCTCGCCGTTCCCGCCGACGCGCTCGGCGAAGCCGGTATCATCCGTAGTCGTGTCGCCGCCATTCACGGCGTCGCGCAGGCAATCGTGGACGGCCGGCTGCGTCTGGATCCGCTCGCGCCGCTGGACGCGACGGTAGCTACACTGCTCTCGGTCAAGGGCATCGGGCCATGGACGGCACAGTACATCGCGATGCGCGCCCTCGGCTCGCCCGACGCGATGCCCGCCGACGACCTGGTGCTCCGTCAGGCGCTGGGGGCGCCGGACGGCCGCGCAGTGGCCGCACGCGCGGCGCGCTGGGCACCCTGGCGCGCCTACGCGGCGCTGCATATCTGGCGCGCGGCGGCGCAGGGACCGGCAGGCCAGCCGGTCGAGACCTTGCAGGAGATTTGTGCATGA